Genomic window (Nicotiana sylvestris chromosome 7, ASM39365v2, whole genome shotgun sequence):
GAAGAGTGtatagcacgaagggtgatgccgtgcataatATTGTgagagagagttaaagcacgaagggtgatgccgtacacatTTCTATTTATGCATAATGTGATGAAGAGTGtaaaagcaagaagggtgatgttgtgccacattattgagagtaaaagcatgaaaggtTATggcgtgccacattattgagagtaaaagcactaagggtgatgtcgtgcatgacattgtgaggaagagcgtaaagcaccacgggtgatgccgtgcacatttctatttatgcatattgtgaggaagagtgataaagcacgaagggtgatgttgtgcactttctgtttgttgtgtttctTTCTAGTTATCAACTCAAGTGTTTTAATTGTTCAGATTTCTTTACTGGCGTGACCCTTGTGATGGAACCCCATAGAGTTTTCAATACTTCgccatatttatatatatatttcaataattcaaattttaataattgttttattttttttattcaattagttactcaattaaattctCTTAAACCATTTGAGGTTGTATTTTGCTTAAaagggaatttctactaagttaataTCTTAAATCccatgataaaaataataattctttattcaaatgatttctaaaaataatttcatcttttcttgctgagttcctaattaccttagaagttgtactctactttatgttatgtaaatgagactccttgaacatcttaacTGCATTGATTATAGACCTTATGTACTGAGTAATATGAGAACATTTttgtgtaaagagagatagaaatatgtgggcacaaggtgccgggtgtgctaaaagtttggtaattgaggttatgatatgagacatcgagtttgagatgGCTGGAAATTGTGCATCAGAAACGATATGATTTATTGAGCTAACATCACCTTCcttgtttgagtacatttttacttTTTTGTGTCCTAGCTATGTTGGTGTTAAATTATTTAGTTATCTTCGTTTCCACCCGTCTTTCTCTTTGTTATTTCTACTGATTGTAGTTTGTTCTTTCCCTGTTGTTGATATTACTATGTCATTTCtaggttgatagtttattatcaaatcCTGTTCAATTTATTTAACCAGTAGGTATctggactgttcctcgtcactaccccaccgaggttagtcttgatacttactgggcaccgccgtggtgtgctcatactacacttctgtacatttttttgtgtacagatccaggtattttatCGATAGTAGTTGTGTGGGTCGTTgcagtggagactcaaggtaaacctgctacagcattcgcaggcctcggactcaccttcatttgtactttccatttgttccttttgtttcggagcagtgatgtattttttttgtataactacttttagaaaggcttgtgacttaTACCACCGGCTTTTGGAATTTAATTTGTttagagtaatttaatttaaagttagtaaatatcaaTGATATTTCAatttatgttaggcttacctagtttagagactatgtgtcatcacgactccttcggagggatttttgggtcgtgacaagttggtatcagagcactaggttcataggTACTACTAGTCAAAAGCAGGTTTAgcagagtcttgcggatcagtacggagatatctgtgcttatcttcgagaggctacagaactgttaggaaattccacttctttcattccttatcgtgcgatattgatttAGCTCGAGGTATATAACTTATGTTCATCTACATACACTCGTGTATGATATTACGCTCTTAGTGTCTGCTATGCGCCagtggttcgtgatgctacaAACGGGCTACGAAGGACTCAGGGATGCTCAGGCATTGTCTCAACGTGTCACCCAGACTAAATATACAGAGGCATTGAGAGACTATTCAATTGTTCATATGGAGGCGCAACATTTTTCGACATCTGGTTGATAAGAGCGAGCTTGGGAAGATCTAATTGGTTGACTAGCCATCGCAATTATGGCAAGGTTGCGAGGTGGATGTTGATTGAGGACGGCTGGTGGTATTGGGGTACCTTGTGATTGGTGTTGTGCGAGCTGCGAAAGTTAGTTTTTTGGATCATCAAATGTTGTTTTCTATGGCTTCGCGCTAGTGGAGGAGTCCACTAGCAGCGTTCAGATTATATAGTCAGATTTACATCAGTTTTGGCCTGAGGTATGTATATAAGTGGTATTGGAAGGTTTCCGAAATTTGTATATAACTAAAGACTGAGATCTTACTAGGGATGATATTGGGGCTTTGATGGGGGATAATTCTTATCGACTATCCGAAGAAATGGTTCAGTTCATTAGTGATGGGGTCAGTATGGCTGGAAGTAATTGGTCATTTTGAATGGGAATTCTCTACTAGCATTTGTGGCAACACTCTTAGATTGGGCGGTCTGTATGACTCGGTTGAGTTGGGGAGGTGCAGTCTTGATGTCTTAGTTGCGGGCGGGCGGACCTCGGAGGGTTCTCGATGGTTCGACAAAGGCTTGAGTTGGCTGTCTGCTATAGGCGTAAGGAATATGTGGTACATTGTGACTTTCTACTAAATAGGTATCAGAAATTAATAGAGTGTTGACCTTGTTGGCTATCATATGTGAAGGGACCTTGAGTTTTTGTTTGCGGGTGCGTGGCTAGCAGCATGGTGATTACTGGGTTTTGAGGCTTTCGGGGTTCATATTTTGATACTCGGCCAGAAATCCTATATGGGTGCTTCAGCAGAATAATAGGGTGTGAGTGATATATCTGCCATTTGATTTGCATAGTTGAGTTGGGTATGGAAATTTCGGTATTCCTGAGGTTTGGGGCTAGATGCCCTCATGAATGGAGTATTTCCTGTTTGCATATCTTGAAGAAATGTCGAGAATGGAATAATTAATAGCATGTGTTATCGATAAGTTGTTGTGGATCTTTTTGAAGCATACTTATCTAATTGGGAAGGATCAGAATTTGGTTGGGACTATTTGAAAGCTCAATGAGAATATGTGTTTTGTATCAAGGTTGTGTGCTCCTGTGAGATTGCCATTTTGGTCATGCTATCAGGcagaatggatattatttgtgcccTTAGCCTATGTTATGTGCTACTCTTTTGTGATGTGCTAGGTggtgaggttgtatgattatcCCCCATGCATGTTGTGAATTCATTCAGGCCTTATGGCGATGCGGGCGAGATAGCCCTCGTGAGGTTGATTTGTTCATAGACCTTATATGTGCTTGCTTTTCtcctattttattacttttattcaTTGTCCCCACAGTTTTACCTATGCACTCTGCAGTGCCTGATATCAATATTCATATGTTTAGTGAACCCGAGCATTTTGacttgatgagtatttgggagcgggctgcacaccgcagcggatGTTATGAAGGATACCATTTTCTTGTGTTTATCTGGTGTTGTGTTTTCCCTCTGTGGGGCGATTTGTTGAAAAAAAATTTATACTTTTGTTGTTACATATGTTGTACTTTTTAGATAATTCTTATACTTTGCTTTCCTTTATTTGTGCTGCATAATTGAGTCATTGCTGGTTTGGTGTACGAGCTGTGTGGTACGAGAATCCGTGTGGTTCCGTGATAAGTTGTTAGTTGGGctgcttgtattggctgagatgaggtttTTAGAACTGAGGTTTGAACTATGGAATTGGGGGTGAGGAGTGTTTGGGAGTATGTGGTTGTTCCTGCTAAGAGTTGGTTAATGGCCATTGGCGGGCTAGAGAgtttcttgacttgttgactTCATGAGCGGCTATAAGTTTCCGCATGTTTCTTTATCCTGGGCAGTGTTGTGGAAGTTCGAAACAAGGTTATATTCAATATGAAGTGTATTGCCGGCATCCAGAGTGTTATTTGAGCAGCTATGGTGGTTAGAGGTTATTGCTTCGAGTATTTGAGCTGCGTGGATCAACATGTGATTGTATTCTGGGTTGGAATTTTTGGCTCGATTCGTCTTGTTTGGGTGTAATCAGTTTGATGATGTGGAATTTGGGTTCTATGAATAATTTCAGATGATGAGGTTTGGGATTTGTTCTAAGGTTATGGACTAGGAGATGAGACCTTCAGTTAAGTGGCATTGTCAGTTCTGCATAGGTTGGGTGATGGGGAAACACCCCCGGGTGTATGTAGGAGGAGCTCATGCAGTGGTTCAATGGCTTTGGAACAACTCCGggaacgttcgaggatgaacgtatatttaagtggaggaggatgtaacgacccgactggtcattttgaacAATTGCATCCGGTTCTGCAGTTTGAGTTCAACATAAGCTTCACATTATGTATATCAACTTGTGTGCAGGGTTGGATTCAGTTTTCGGATGAATCAGAGTCGAATTGGAAAGAAGGAATATAGTCTTGGAAGCTTAAGCGgagagaatttgaccggaatttgacttttgagtaaacggctttggaatgagttttggatgatgttagtagcttcgtatggtgattttggacttgggcgtgtgttcggatttgggtttggaggcccgtagggtaatttgaggcattttgataaagttggaaaagttgaagtttggaaaatggagaggtttaacccatagttgacttttatgTTATCGAAGTCAGAatgcgattctgaaagttggaacagctccattatgtcatttgggacttgcctgcaaaatttggtatcgtttagagttgatttgatatggttcggacgcttggttacaattctagaggttcttgaaGTTCATAGTGATTTTCATGTATTTGGGCATTTGATTCATGGTCTTATCAATGTTTGAAGTGATTTGAAAGCGGgtctaagttcgtatgatattatgggatgtattggtacatttggttgaggttccgggggtcCGAGTGTGTTTCATGGTGAATTTTGAGCGAGTACGGGCATTTCGGTACTCTGAGATGGTTCTGGCACTTTtgggagtgcggaccgcaccaaataTATGCGGACCGCAGAGGAGAGTGCAGACTGCACTAAAATTTCACGgacctcagtgcggaccgcataatttcgTGTGCGGCCGCGCATAAAGATGTTCTGCAGGATCGCTAGtccgactttggaagcttatatattttgatctacaaggaatgttgagataattcaaaaacgaaagttgtagcccttcgtgtctagttcccagaaaggtaaagaaatcaccatttggacatctgtagagaatgttatggccaaaacactaaagcatgtcactgcagtcaataTTTTCCGTGGTCAGCAGTGACGGGAATCTgggaggtgcactataaatacgaggtttagggttttatttcatattttgacctagagaactTGGATCTTGgtaattttttgaaggtttttcaagaaattcatcggggtaagtgattctaactcggatttgggtagaatacatgaatctatcattgaattcatcatttgattcgtgatttgggatggaatttgggaaaaattgtgaaatctttcaaaatgtaaaatgatgattttaagaaccaaatggtatcagaattggataatttttgtatgggtgaactcgtatcggaatgggtattcgatttttgtaaattttgtcgagttccgaggtgcgggctcggggagatgacttttgttgacttttagcaaattgtataagaatcatagttttgttaattggaattattttctcttgcattgttagatgtattcaagtcgtttttagctagattgagccgagcattgatgaattggtaaaggaaaagctaaattgagtattgaattggccggattgaggtaagtatcttgcctaaccttgtgggggggacttccccttagaatttgagtcttctatgctatttGTAGTCGATGCATATGagatgacgagtgtgtgctcggacttatatGTGGAAAATTTATCTTTAGGGTTtgtaggtccttatgttcattatgtggaaagtatcccGTTATGGTTGGGTCTCCTAATTTCTTAAATTGCCGCTATATACTCCATATGATGTtattagctttcctctaattcgtacgtgttacttgacccttaattgccttaattgaagtgattgtcttccttattgttttgatacttcttgattgtgagtttcCTTTATGACTTCGTGTAAACATgctacatgtccaattgttgtggttaccgtGTAGTTATCACGTGTTTATTACCTCTGGTTGTTTTATTGAGGTTATCGTGCTTCTTGATTTTTCCGTGATCCTTATTATGTATTATTCTTGTTTAAATTGACGATTATTCATGTCGAACAAGACTTATGGCATTCTCTTGGAAATtgtccattgttgagtattgactcgagttgagatctatattgcgaagctaactgttgaaacaagattggttattattgattcccttgctgggatgttattgtttctattgttgattctcttgccgagatgttattgtttctattgttgattcccttgccgggtttttgttgtttctattgttgattcccttgccgggatgttattgtttctattgttgattcccttgccgggatgttattgtttctattgttgactcATTTGCCGCGATGTTATTGTTCATATTGTTGACTTCATTGCCGTGATGttgttgtttctattgtttgggcgaggaagagtgtaaagcacgaagggtgatgccgtgcatgatattgtgagagagagttaaagcacgaagggtgatgccgtgcacatttctatttatgcataatgtgaggaagagtgtaaaagcacaaagggtgatatcgtgccacattattgagagtaaaagcacgaaatgtgatgtcgtgccgcattattgagagtaaaagcatgaagggtgatgccgtgcatgatattgtgaggaagagcgtaaagcacgaagggtgatgccgtgcacatttctatttatgcatattgtgaggaagagtgataaagcacgaagggtgatgccgtgcactttctgtttgttgtgtttttTTTGTAGTTATCAACTCAAGTGTTTTAATTGTTCAGATTTCTTTACTGTCATGACCCTAGTGATGGAACCCCATAGAGTTTTCAATACTtcaccgtatatatatatatttcaatacttcaaatttcaataattgttttattttttttattcaattagttactcaattaaattctcttaaaccatttgaggttgtattttacttagaaaggaatttctactaagttaatttcTTAAATCCCATGATAAAGGTAATAACTctttcgatgttgtattttaattgaaaatggtactttctttattcaaatgatttctaaaaataattttattttttcttgttgAGTTTCTAATTAGcttagaagttgtactctactttatgttatgtatATGAGACTCCTCATCTTAACTGCATTGATTATGGACCCTAtgtactgagtaacatgagaacgttattgtgtaaagagagatagacatatgtgggcacaaggtgccgggcgtgctaaaagtttggtaattgaggttatgatatgagacatcgagtttgagatggctggaaattgtgcatcagaaacgatatgatttattgagctgacatcgccttccttgtttgagtacatttttacttgtctgtgtcccagctatgttggtgttaaaTTATTTGGTTATCTTCGTTTCCACCCCTATTTCTCTGTATTGTTTCTACTGATTGTAGTTTGTTCTTTCCCTGTTGTTGATATTACTATGTCATTTCtaggttgatagtttattatcaaatcctgttcaatttatttgaccaacaggtgtctggactgttcctcgtcactgccccaccgaggttagtcttgatatttaCTGGGCACCGccatggtgtgctcatactacacttctgtacatttttttgtgtacagatctaggtatttgatcggtagtagctgtgcgggtcgttgcggtggagactcaagataAACCTACTACAgtgttcgcaggcctcggagtcaccttcatttgtacttatttccatttgttccttttgtttcggagcagtgatgtatttattttgtataactactcttagaaaggcttgtaACTTGTATCACCAGTTTTGGGAAtttaaaattagtaaatatcaatgttatttcagtttatgctaggcttacctagtttaaagACTAGGTGTCATTacgactccttcggaggaatttttggatcgtgacaatacCATAGGTTAATGATTATTCACAGAGAAGACCGTCCAATATATTCTGTCTTTTGACCAAATAGTAGATAAGACAATAGTGAATTCTTCTGTCTAATTTCATGGTTGTGTTGGGTTAAAAGGGTCCTCTTTTGTAATTTGCTCGTGTTCTTGTCCTTAGATTTTAGCCTACAGACAAGACGACTGGAACCGGGTTCTTAGAAATAGTAATTGATCAATTTGTTTTTGACAAATTAGAAGTGTTAAAACTATGAAAAATAAGGGCAttccatttagaaaattaacTAAGGAAACTTGTGGTTATTAATTTCCTCTGAACTTAGATGGCAAAAGGTTCTTGTCATCAAACCCATTTTACTTCAAAGGCCCAATTTAAGTAAATTATTTGCAGACTTTCCTCAACAATGCTAGTATAACATTTTGTCTTCCCTCTTGTCTATTTCAAATTTCATGTATTATTTCATTGGGTTTTGTGAAGCGTGTATTACTAGTGAAAGGTACTCTTTCCTTTAATTCTTTCAGCTACTTTCATCTCTTTGCTTTTGAGGGAAGTTTTTGTTACTTTTCATACGATGAAATTAAATTATCTTCTCTTTCTTCTTAATTTTTAATAAGGAATATTAGGTTCTTTTTTCCTTTGAGGAACATATATGATTGTATTTAATTACTACTATACTAATATATATGTACTCGCTTTATTCTCCTCGGGTTATTTCTTAGTTCCAAGTCGCAACACTTCGTTTAATCGACTAGAATTGTAACAAAATGTGACGCTCATGACAAAGAGCAAACTGGTAGACGGGTCAATGAGGAGAAGTGTTATGTTTATGAAGAAAGATGCGCATATCTTGAACATTTAAattcaaagaaaaaggaaaataacgtCTTGTATAAGACAAAACACAAATTGACAATGCGCTTAAAGAGACAAATATGTAAGATCTAAGGTCGTATATTGAGTCGGAACGAATAATATGTTACACGGGCTTTTACCAAAGGAATAAATCAATTCTATGATATATCAAAACATACAATACATACTATAAACTTGAAATATAGATGAATGACAAATTTTGATTGTTTTTATACGTAGGTGACTCAAAACTAGTGCATCAATTGATATGCACAATTAACTTCTACTATGGTAAATGCTAGTAACTTTTAAGAAATTATCATGAAAGGGTCTGATTTTTGTTTCTTAAAGCAAGACATgatgtttttcttttcaaaaaaatatcttcctCTTTCCCTttcgttctcttttttttttcctttctaatTTCATCTTTCTTATGAGTTATTAATTACTAAAGAATCCTAGAAGAATCTAAGAGGAGGGAATAAGAAAGTAACCCCATTTATTAAACTTGTTTACGAGTTCATTTATGAGGACAACGATGGTAATATAACAAGGTCCTTTTTCGTGTATATAGGTCAAATTGATGTACATAATATTTCGTATTCACGCAGGGTTCAAGAAAAGGCTGCATCTCAAGGGGTATAATGTAGATAGTCTactctaatgcaagcattagtgaaTGCTTCCACGGTTCGAACTCGTAACTTATAGATCAGACAAATAATTTTATCGTTGCTCCAACGCTCCCCTGTATGTCTAAGCAACAATTGGGGTCAAATGAGCGTAACATAATGTCGACCCATCCTTTTCTTGTCCTTTTTTGCCAACACAAGAAAGGCTGCTGCCTAAATTTTTTCTCCCATGTCACATATCACAAGATTCATACTTATATGAGAGCATGCAGATACATTATTATACCAAATTATAAAAAACATCGAACAAAAcaatttttcattttaacaaGTAACAACACGCATGTTCTTGTAAGCTATAACAAAAATTTAGGGTAGAAACTTCATCCCAAGGAGGGAACAGAAGCTGCACATTCCAACACTACTTTGCCATATTCGCAAATCTCCATTTGGATGACAATCTCAATAAGCTTTCACACACACCAATTCACTTTCTTTTTCACATCCATATGCCCACTTTTGTACTACTGCTCTACGATTGTACTGCTTGGTATAACAACAACATGTCCGGTGGAGAAAATAATGAATACGCAGTTATAAGTCTGGAGAGAATAATGAATACATAATTTTAGCCTTACCTGATATCCATAGAAAAGTTGTTTTCAACAAACACTCGGCTCAAAGCTACTTGGTATAACAACATcccaaattaaatatttattttctgTCCTCATTTTGTCTTCAACACTAAGTAAGTAACATGATACGATTACTCTGGCTTTGATGACTTACAAAACAAGTAAAAATGATCATGACAATAATGAGTAGCTGTAGAACAAAACCAAATATGTCACTCTTGAGAGTAAGATAAAGTTAGTACTACTATTATACTACTACCTTATTCACAAAATCGGATTTTTCCACCCATAGTTTAGCAAAATGACGTCGCTTCTTCAACATGTAGTAACAGCTTATACGACGACGTTTATCTAGTCTACAGGAAAATGAAGCATTCCATAGAAACAAGAGGATTTTCAAGAGACTCGCCGGACTCCGGCGAAACCTCTTCTTTGGGCTTCTCTGCTCTACTATTACTTTCCTCATTCTCGACGTTTCTTGCCAGCGATTGACCACCAAGTTTCTCTTCTTCACGCGCCGCCGGACTTCTGTATCTCACATTCCGACGTTGTTTCACCGGTCCACGTGTAGCCGGAGACTTTGACCGCCGAACCCCATTGTCTATAGGACCTTTTCGGGTCCCATTTGGGGGACCCACATTGCGCCGTTGTGCCGTCATTCCCCTCCCCTGGACTCCCCTTGACGAAGCAGGCGACCTCCTTTTCTCCGGCGACGGTGCCGATCTTCCAGGCTGAGACCGGAAACTTCTCTCTCTAATTCCGGTGATCTCGCCGGAGTTTTGCCTCTTTCTATAAACCCTAATGGGTGACCTCTGGGTTACTTCCCCGTCTTCATCTCTCTTCTCCGTCGCTGTCGTTGTAGAATAGCTCTCAGTGAAGCTACACATCTCAGAAGGCTCTTCAGAAACTTCAGGTTTAATCACAGCCGTTGATTCAAACTTCATATCATCACATGGTTTAACGACCACCGTTGAATCAAACTTCGTTTCGTCACTGGTAGGTTTAACGACAGCCGTTGATTCAATCTTGACTTGTGGAAAGTCAGCTTCTTTGTCGTTGACTAGTGGTACCTTTGGTAGGTGGTGGGATTTGGGAATGGGTGTTTCAGAAAGAACTTCTTTCACAGTTTCTTCCTCTAATGGTGGAGGTTGCGGTGGAGCTCGGTCATCACTGGCGGAACACGGCGGCGGGTTGCGGTGGTGTTTCTTGGAGGAGCTAAAACAGCAGCCCATTTTGGTACACTAAAATGGACACTTCAGTGATAGAAGTTGAATAAAGGCATAGTGGTGTGGTTTTGTCTAGTTTTGAGCAGCTTTAGATAGAACCATGCCAAATATAGAGGCAAAAAATGGTCTCTGTTACTTTCACTTTTCCAGTTTTCTCTCGTATATTACTTTTTGCATATTTCTTATAGATTCTTGAAATTAACAAAAgttgcatttactaatatttttaaaaaataatgttaAATTGTTAAGGAGTATTTGCatttatacccgctttttgggtcatgttttaacttgtacccgctttgcaaaaaaaattgcaagcgtacccactttttcgcgtaacttcagcatacgagactgaagtagcaaagggaataacgcaaaacttcagcattctagtagacggggcctgaagtagcaagtctgttgaagtttttgtttgtaattgctgaacttaagcatagtagctagagttttgttctctatttgctgaagtttttgtttgtaattgctgaacttaagcataatagttgaagttttgttctctatttgctgaagtttttgtttgtaattgcactaaataagctgaagtttttttgtcctgaattcattagttttgtcattaagctttttcaaaaacttcagcagaagatgcttaagttatttagttcatttgtaaaaacttcaacattaaaataagctgaagttttttatcctagattcattagttttgacataaatctttttcaaaaacttcagcagaagatgctgaagttatttagttcatttgtaaaaacttaagcactaaataagctgaagtttttttgtcctgaatTTATTAGTTTTGTTATAATCAGACTACTATAAAATAATCAGATTGTCAACggtatctaaatcataaaattgtggaaac
Coding sequences:
- the LOC104222207 gene encoding uncharacterized protein, with the protein product MGCCFSSSKKHHRNPPPCSASDDRAPPQPPPLEEETVKEVLSETPIPKSHHLPKVPLVNDKEADFPQVKIESTAVVKPTSDETKFDSTVVVKPCDDMKFESTAVIKPEVSEEPSEMCSFTESYSTTTATEKRDEDGEVTQRSPIRVYRKRQNSGEITGIRERSFRSQPGRSAPSPEKRRSPASSRGVQGRGMTAQRRNVGPPNGTRKGPIDNGVRRSKSPATRGPVKQRRNVRYRSPAAREEEKLGGQSLARNVENEESNSRAEKPKEEVSPESGESLENPLVSMECFIFL